The following nucleotide sequence is from Halorussus caseinilyticus.
GATAGGCATAGATATTTAAAGAGATGAAAAACAATGCTTCAGGAAATAAAAAAGTTGCTTGCACGCGACGCGGCGGCCGAGGACAAACACGAACAGCGCGACGAGGAGCGCGCCCGCGACCGGTACTTCCTCCCGACCACACCATCGCGTCAACTGCGAACACACTCGTAAAAAATCCACCCCGCCGCACCAAAATCGACCAAACGCCCACCTACGACCGGAATACCCTATCCTTTTCACCACCCGCGCCCAACACACGCCCAATGAGTCGCCGCCGGAAACCCGATTGGCTGAAGATGCGACCGCCCTCGGGCCGGGAGTTCACGGGCATCAAGCAGACCCTGCGCGACCACGACCTCAACACCGTCTGCGAGGAGGCCAACTGTCCGAACCTCGGCGAGTGCTGGAGCGGAAAGAACTCCGAGTCGGGAGGCACTGCGACGTTCATGCTGATGGGCGACCAGTGTACTCGCAACTGCGGATTCTGCGACGTGGACACCGGCGGCGGGCAACCGCTAGACCCCGACGAACCCGCGAACGTGGCGAGCGCCGTCGCCGAAATCGGTCTCGACTACGTGGTCCTGACCTCCGTTGACCGCGACGACTTGGAGGGGCAGGGCGCGGCCCACTTCGCCCAGACGATTCGGGAAATCAAGGAGCGCGACCCCTCCATCCTCGTGGAAGTCCTCATCCCGGACTTCCGCGGCGAGGCGGACCTGATTCGGAAGATTATCGACGCCGAACCCGACGTAATCGCGCACAACGTCGAGACCGTCGAGCGTCTTCAACAACCGGTCCGGGACCCACGCGCTGGCTACGAACAGAGCCTCGCGGTCTTAGAACAGGTCGAACGCGAGTCCGACATCTACACCAAGACTTCCATCATGCTCGGCGTCGGCGAGTACGACCACGAGGTCTACCAGACGCTCAGCGACCTCCGTGAGGCGGACGTGGACGTGGTGACTCTCGGTCAGTACCTCCGACCCTCCCGCGACCACCTCGACGTGTCGAGTTACGTCCATCCCTCGAAGTTCGAGACGTGGCGGCGGGTCGCCGAGGACGAACTCGACTTCCTCTACTGCGCCAGCGGTCCAATGGTCCGGTCGTCGTACAAGGCGGGCGAACTGTTCGTGGACGCCGTGATTCGGGACGGCAAGTCGGTCGAACAGGCCCGCCGCGAGGCCCGCAACAGCGTCACCGCCTCCGACTGATTCACTCTCGCCGATTGCGGTTCGACTTCCGTTTCCGACCGTTTCGACCGTCGTGTCGCCAAAAACGAATTTGCGCCGCGATTCACGCAATACTTGCCGTTCGTTCACCCAGACCCCCCTAAATTGCGACGATGGACGACAAACGTCTACTGCTTCGGGAAAAAATTTAGAAAAAAGGGATTACGGCCGAGAGAAGTGAGGATTTCCACTGGAAACTCCCGCAAGAATCGTACCTATGGAAAGTTAGTTACGAAAACCCTATAATGCGTGGCCGTGACCTATTCGATATGTCAGGATGGGTTCGACCGTGAGTATTGTACACCAAGACCCCCAGGACCGCGTACAGGT
It contains:
- the lipA gene encoding lipoyl synthase: MSRRRKPDWLKMRPPSGREFTGIKQTLRDHDLNTVCEEANCPNLGECWSGKNSESGGTATFMLMGDQCTRNCGFCDVDTGGGQPLDPDEPANVASAVAEIGLDYVVLTSVDRDDLEGQGAAHFAQTIREIKERDPSILVEVLIPDFRGEADLIRKIIDAEPDVIAHNVETVERLQQPVRDPRAGYEQSLAVLEQVERESDIYTKTSIMLGVGEYDHEVYQTLSDLREADVDVVTLGQYLRPSRDHLDVSSYVHPSKFETWRRVAEDELDFLYCASGPMVRSSYKAGELFVDAVIRDGKSVEQARREARNSVTASD